In a genomic window of Bradyrhizobium sp. LLZ17:
- a CDS encoding DEAD/DEAH box helicase, with the protein MSFTNLGLSEKVLAAVAATGYTTPTPIQEQAIPHVLARKDVLGIAQTGTGKTAAFVLPMLTILEKGRARARMPRTLILEPTRELAAQVKENFDRYGAGQKLNVALLIGGVSFGDQDAKLTRGVDVLIATPGRLLDHTERGGLLLTGVELLVIDEADRMLDMGFIPDIERVCKLVPFTRQTLFFTATMPPEIRRITETFLHNPQKVEVSKPATTAVTVTQCQVPAGREAHEKRELLRRLLREAKDLQNAIIFCNRKREVAVVHKSLQKHGFSVGALHGDMDQSARTAALEQFRKGELPLLVASDVAARGLDIPEVSHVFNFDVPHHPDDYVHRVGRTGRAGRSGMAISLVTPLDQKSMVAIEKLIGQTIPRAEGDFEVRTDASDASERPREQRGRERSRAGRGKPARGRDRERSHEPREARPPAETRSVPEPRPEREPRAEREARPAREARPPREAKPSSEARSGSRPPANPSHVPSIGRPEPRRQREADNEPGDHSHLPAFLLRPVRSPAGA; encoded by the coding sequence ATGTCCTTTACCAATCTCGGACTATCCGAAAAAGTCCTCGCTGCAGTGGCGGCCACCGGTTACACCACCCCCACCCCCATCCAGGAACAGGCGATCCCCCACGTCCTCGCTCGCAAGGATGTGCTCGGCATCGCCCAGACCGGCACCGGCAAGACCGCGGCCTTCGTGCTGCCGATGCTCACCATCCTCGAAAAGGGTCGCGCCCGGGCGCGCATGCCGCGCACCCTGATCCTCGAGCCGACCCGCGAACTCGCGGCGCAGGTCAAGGAGAACTTCGACCGCTACGGCGCCGGCCAGAAACTCAACGTCGCGCTGCTGATCGGCGGCGTCTCGTTCGGCGACCAGGATGCCAAGCTGACGCGCGGCGTCGACGTGCTGATCGCAACCCCGGGCCGCCTGCTCGACCATACCGAACGCGGCGGCCTCCTGCTCACCGGCGTCGAGCTGCTCGTCATCGACGAAGCCGACCGCATGCTGGACATGGGCTTCATTCCCGACATCGAGCGCGTCTGCAAGCTCGTCCCGTTCACGCGGCAGACCCTGTTCTTCACCGCGACCATGCCGCCGGAAATTCGGCGCATCACCGAAACCTTCCTGCACAATCCGCAGAAGGTCGAAGTCTCCAAGCCCGCCACCACCGCGGTCACCGTTACGCAGTGTCAGGTTCCGGCCGGGCGCGAGGCGCATGAGAAGCGCGAATTGCTGCGACGCCTGCTGCGCGAGGCCAAGGATCTCCAGAACGCGATCATCTTCTGCAATCGCAAGCGCGAAGTCGCCGTCGTTCACAAATCGCTGCAGAAGCACGGGTTCAGCGTCGGCGCGCTGCACGGCGACATGGACCAGTCAGCCCGCACAGCGGCGCTCGAACAGTTCCGCAAGGGCGAACTGCCGCTGCTGGTCGCCTCCGACGTCGCCGCCCGCGGCCTCGACATTCCCGAGGTCAGCCACGTCTTCAATTTCGACGTTCCTCACCATCCCGACGACTATGTTCACCGCGTCGGCCGCACTGGCCGCGCCGGTCGCTCCGGCATGGCGATCTCGCTCGTGACGCCGCTCGACCAGAAGTCGATGGTGGCGATCGAAAAGCTGATCGGCCAGACCATTCCGCGTGCCGAGGGCGACTTCGAAGTCCGCACCGATGCTTCCGATGCGAGCGAGCGTCCGCGCGAACAACGCGGCCGTGAGCGTTCACGCGCCGGACGCGGCAAGCCGGCGCGCGGTCGCGACCGTGAGCGCAGCCACGAACCGCGCGAGGCGCGGCCTCCAGCCGAAACACGCTCCGTCCCCGAGCCGAGACCTGAACGCGAGCCAAGAGCTGAGCGTGAAGCAAGGCCTGCACGCGAGGCAAGGCCTCCGCGCGAAGCCAAGCCGTCATCCGAGGCGCGCAGCGGATCGCGCCCACCGGCCAATCCATCGCACGTGCCCTCGATTGGCCGGCCCGAGCCGCGCCGCCAACGTGAAGCCGATAACGAGCCCGGCGATCACTCGCATCTGCCGGCATTTCTGCTGCGGCCGGTTCGCTCCCCCGCCGGCGCCTGA
- a CDS encoding caspase domain-containing protein, producing MRHRLFRFLVALAAVAGLGSFASAAHAEKRVALVVGNNDYKNVPKLLKAVNDARTMGDTLKQLGFQVMVAENQNRQQFSETLLAFDRAIEPGDTAFFFYAGHGFEIAGQNYLLPTDVPAAAEGQEELVRDASVLADRIVERLQNKKARTSILVFDACRNNPFERSGTRAVAGGGGLAPMTQLPEGVFSVFSAGPRQTALDRLSNDDANPNSVFTRTFARELLQPGENLVQVAQHTRRLVSEMADTVKHKQVPVYFDQMVDDVFLSGIAKDAAAAARPADPPPQQLAALPPVSVPRVPKEETTNAPIASFSRHNGGWSVTFSFADPTLGVSWRMAGNGDFRETGFIDTLDPRTRRRMPNPSIELPPDAQAGTIEVRYVDQSGDLQGPFPIKFDPEAALIRDQRKILDMTATSWLSFREFNGLLVYYTHLVSYRCAIREARIGFDTAVPDKVLKLPPCDLRDPTAVSAGMLLYQKLPPTTQFMSIELTYRDGSVSEIKTFRTANRSNN from the coding sequence ATGCGACATCGGCTTTTCAGATTCCTGGTGGCACTTGCTGCCGTGGCAGGCCTCGGCAGCTTCGCAAGCGCCGCACATGCCGAAAAGCGCGTCGCGCTCGTCGTCGGTAACAACGACTACAAGAACGTCCCGAAGCTCCTGAAGGCCGTCAACGACGCCCGCACCATGGGCGACACGCTGAAGCAGCTCGGCTTCCAGGTGATGGTTGCCGAGAACCAGAACCGGCAGCAATTCTCCGAGACGTTGCTCGCCTTCGACCGGGCGATCGAGCCCGGCGACACCGCGTTCTTCTTCTACGCCGGCCACGGCTTCGAGATCGCGGGCCAGAACTACCTGCTGCCGACCGACGTGCCGGCGGCGGCGGAAGGCCAGGAAGAGCTGGTACGCGACGCCTCGGTTCTGGCCGACCGCATCGTCGAACGTCTCCAGAACAAGAAGGCGCGGACATCGATCCTGGTGTTCGACGCCTGCCGCAACAATCCGTTCGAGCGCAGCGGCACCCGCGCGGTCGCCGGCGGTGGCGGGCTCGCGCCGATGACGCAATTGCCCGAGGGCGTGTTCTCGGTGTTCTCGGCAGGTCCCCGCCAGACCGCGCTCGATCGTCTCTCCAATGACGATGCCAATCCCAATTCGGTGTTCACGCGCACCTTCGCCAGGGAATTGCTCCAGCCCGGCGAGAATCTGGTGCAGGTGGCGCAGCATACGCGCCGTCTGGTCAGCGAGATGGCCGACACCGTCAAGCACAAGCAGGTGCCGGTCTATTTCGACCAGATGGTCGACGACGTCTTTCTCAGCGGCATCGCCAAGGATGCCGCCGCCGCCGCGCGGCCGGCCGATCCGCCGCCGCAGCAGCTTGCGGCACTGCCGCCGGTCTCGGTGCCGCGCGTGCCGAAGGAGGAGACAACCAACGCGCCGATCGCGAGCTTCTCGCGCCACAATGGCGGTTGGAGCGTGACGTTCTCCTTTGCTGATCCGACGCTGGGAGTATCCTGGCGCATGGCCGGCAATGGCGATTTCCGCGAGACCGGCTTCATCGACACGCTCGATCCGCGCACGCGCAGGCGGATGCCGAATCCGTCGATCGAATTGCCGCCGGATGCGCAGGCCGGCACGATCGAGGTCCGCTATGTCGATCAATCCGGCGACTTGCAGGGACCGTTCCCGATCAAGTTCGACCCCGAAGCGGCGTTGATCCGGGATCAACGCAAGATCCTCGACATGACCGCTACGAGCTGGCTGTCATTCCGCGAGTTCAACGGGCTCTTGGTGTACTACACGCACCTGGTCTCCTACCGCTGCGCCATCCGCGAGGCGCGGATCGGGTTCGACACAGCCGTGCCCGACAAGGTGCTGAAGCTGCCGCCCTGCGATCTCCGGGATCCCACTGCGGTCTCGGCGGGCATGCTGCTTTACCAGAAGCTTCCGCCGACAACGCAATTCATGTCGATCGAATTGACCTATCGCGACGGCAGCGTGTCGGAGATCAAGACGTTTCGCACGGCGAACCGCAGCAACAATTGA
- a CDS encoding GGDEF domain-containing protein, which translates to MVNVLDEHERTMAFADVALGQIRSLKQTAIPRNYEIWYVYATGYNAPLNKIINETLARSGKLTEADLEQIHDTYLSHIKTTDRIDKVGARVIGEIDDVMNVLGHALNMNGTYDSSLSDATEQLSSAKSREQIGTIVERLLRSTGEMREANKALEDRLTLSKHEINNLQQSLEAIRTESLTDPLTGLGNRKYFDRMIASAVQNALASGEPLSLLLFDIDHFKSFNDSYGHLTGDQVLRLVGVSLKQSIKGQDITARYGGEEFAVVLPNTALRQALTVADHIRHAVMAKELKKKSTGEILGRVTVSVGVSLLQQGDDTDALIERADACLYAAKRNGRNRVICEADPEYAIETRSRVA; encoded by the coding sequence GTGGTCAACGTGCTTGACGAACACGAACGCACGATGGCGTTCGCCGACGTGGCGCTCGGTCAAATCCGGTCGCTCAAGCAGACCGCGATTCCCCGCAATTACGAGATCTGGTACGTCTACGCCACCGGCTACAACGCGCCGCTCAACAAGATCATCAACGAAACGCTCGCGCGCAGCGGCAAGCTGACCGAAGCCGATCTCGAACAGATCCACGATACCTATCTCTCCCACATCAAGACCACCGATCGGATCGACAAGGTCGGCGCGCGTGTGATCGGCGAGATCGACGATGTGATGAATGTCCTCGGTCACGCGCTCAACATGAACGGCACCTACGATTCCAGCCTGTCGGACGCGACCGAACAATTGTCGTCGGCCAAGAGCCGTGAGCAGATCGGGACGATCGTCGAGAGACTGCTGCGCTCGACCGGCGAGATGCGCGAGGCCAACAAAGCACTGGAAGACCGGCTGACGCTGTCGAAGCACGAGATCAACAATCTCCAACAGAGCCTCGAAGCGATCCGCACCGAAAGCCTGACCGATCCGTTGACGGGATTGGGCAACCGCAAATATTTCGATCGCATGATCGCCTCGGCCGTGCAGAACGCACTTGCCTCAGGCGAGCCGCTGTCGCTGCTGCTGTTCGATATCGATCACTTCAAGTCCTTCAACGATTCGTATGGCCATCTCACCGGTGATCAGGTGCTGCGGCTGGTCGGCGTGTCCTTGAAACAGAGCATCAAGGGCCAGGACATCACCGCGCGCTATGGCGGCGAGGAGTTCGCCGTCGTGCTGCCCAACACCGCCCTGCGCCAGGCGCTCACGGTCGCCGACCATATCCGCCACGCCGTGATGGCGAAGGAATTGAAGAAGAAGTCGACCGGCGAGATCCTCGGCCGCGTCACCGTCTCCGTCGGCGTCTCCTTGCTGCAGCAGGGCGACGACACCGACGCGCTGATCGAACGCGCTGACGCCTGCCTCTACGCCGCCAAGCGCAACGGCCGCAACCGCGTGATCTGCGAAGCCGATCCCGAATACGCGATCGAGACGCGCAGCCGCGTGGCGTAG